A stretch of Gossypium hirsutum isolate 1008001.06 chromosome A06, Gossypium_hirsutum_v2.1, whole genome shotgun sequence DNA encodes these proteins:
- the LOC121230796 gene encoding CBL-interacting serine/threonine-protein kinase 1, translated as MSSTRRTEEQVEKKNNNNNNERILRLGNYELGRTLGQGNFAKVKLAKHLHSSLPFAVKILDKSNLIQLKIADQIKREISTLKLLKHPNVVRLHEVLASKTKIYMVLEYATGGELFDKIASNGKLSEAEGRNFFQQLIDGVGYCHDKGVFHRDLKLENVLIDAKGNIKISDFGLSALPQHIREDGLLHTTCGSPNYVAPEVLANRGYNGATSDIWSCGVILYVILTGYLPFDDRNLAVLYQKIFKGDTRIPKWLSSGAQNMIKRILDPNPNTRITMAGIKNDEWFKQDYSPAVPDDDEEDTYVDDEAFSMSEMAYDGNKSPESPTLINAFQLIGMSSYLDLSGFFEKEDVSERKIRFTSNHSAKDLLARIQDIVIEMGFRVQMKNRRLKATREHRGQKCVGSLSIAAEVFEISPSLYVVELRKSYGDSTVYRQLCTKLSKDLGVPMGQGQGLVSIEA; from the exons ATGAGCAGTACAAGAAGAACCGAAGAGCAGGTGGAGAAGaagaataacaacaacaacaatgaaAGGATTCTCCGATTGGGGAATTACGAGTTAGGGAGAACTCTCGGCCAAGGAAACTTCGCTAAAGTTAAATTAGCTAAGCATCTCCACTCATCTCTCCCTTTTGCTGTTAAGATCCTCGACAAGTCCAATCTCATTCAACTCAAAATCGCCGATCAG ATAAAGAGAGAAATCTCCACTTTGAAGCTGCTTAAACATCCTAACGTCGTTCGTTTACATGAG GTCTTGGCAAGcaaaaccaaaatttacatggtCCTAGAATATGCAACTGGAGGGGAGCTGTTTGACAAAATT GCTTCCAATGGGAAGCTTTCTGAAGCTGAAGGAAGGAATTTCTTCCAGCAGTTAATTGATGGTGTTGGTTATTGTCATGACAAAGGTGTTTTCCACAGGGATCTTAAG CTCGAAAATGTTCTTATTGATGCAAAAGGGAACATAAAGATATCTGATTTTGGCCTCAGTGCATTGCCTCAACATATTAGG GAGGATGGCTTATTGCATACAACATGTGGAAGTCCTAACTATGTTGCACCGGAGGTTCTTGCTAATAGAGGGTATAATGGTGCCACCTCAGACATATGGTCATGTGGCGTAATCTTATATGTAATTCTCACCGGATACCTCCCTTTTGATGATCGGAATCTTGCAGTTCTTTATCAGAAG ATTTTCAAAGGGGATACTCGGATTCCTAAATGGTTATCATCCGGTGCTCAGAACATGATAAAAAGGATTCTTGATCCGAACCCTAATACCAGGATAACAATGGCAGGTATAAAAAATGATGAATGGTTCAAACAAGATTATAGTCCAGCAGTACCTGATGATGACGAAGAAGATACATACGTTGATGATGAAGCTTTCTCAATGTCTGAAATG GCATATGATGGAAATAAGAGCCCTGAATCACCCACTCTCATTAATGCTTTTCAGTTGATAGGAATGTCATCCTACTTAGACCTTTCTGGTTTCTTTGAAAAGGAG GATGTCTCTGAAAGGAAGATCAGATTTACATCCAATCATTCAGCTAAAGATTTGCTTGCAAGAATTCAAGATATTGTGATAGAAATGGGATTTCGAGTCCAAATGAAAAACAGAAGG TTGAAAGCAACACGAGAACACCGAGGCCAGAAATGTGTTGGCAGTCTTTCAATTGCAGCTGAG GTGTTTGAGATAAGTCCATCATTGTATGTGGTTGAATTAAGAAAATCATACGGTGATTCTACTGTTTATAGACAG TTATGTACAAAGCTGTCAAAAGACTTGGGTGTCCCTATGGGTCAAGGCCAAGGGCTGGTCTCGATAGAAGCTTGA